A window of Variovorax paradoxus EPS genomic DNA:
AGCGCCAGCGCGTGTCGCTTGCACGGGCGCTGGTGCATCACCCGCGCCTGCTGCTGCTCGACGAGCCGCTGGGCGCGCTCGACGCGCTCACCCGCATCGAGATGCACCGGCTCATCGAGAACCTCTGGCAGCGCCACCGCTTCACCGCCTTGCTGGTGACGCACGACGTGCAGGAAGCGGTGGCCCTGGCGAACCGCGTGATCCTGATCGAAGACGGCCGCATCGCGCTGGACGAAAACATCGCGCTCGCCCGCCCGCGCTCACAGGGCGACCCGGCCTTCGCAGCCATCGAAAAACGCATCCTCGACAGGGTGCTGCAAAAGCCCGGAACTCCCGAAGAGGTTGAGAGCAGCGCCGACGCCAGCTGGCTTGGAACACCTGCGCATGCACTGCGCTGGGCGATCTGATGCCCGCAGCCGTTCGACGTCTACAACCGCTTGATGCCCATAACCGTTCGGGCTGAGCTTGTCGAAGCCTTGCGCAGCGCTTCGACAAGCTCAGCGTGAACGGACTGTTGTTGTTCTTCTTCCTGCCTCTTTTTCTTTTTGTTCTTTCCACCCCTGAAAGGCTCTCGCATGTCGCAGAACTGGAAATTCGAAACCCTGTCGGTCCACGCCGGCTACTCGCCCGAACCGACCACGCGCGCCGTCGCGCCGCCGATCTACCAGACGGTGGCCTACGCCTTCGACAGCGCGCAGCACGGCGCCGATCTGTTCGACCTGAAGGTGCCGGGCAACATCTACACCCGCATCAACAACCCGACGCAGGACGTGCTGGAGCAGCGCGTGGCCGCGCTCGAAGGTGGCATCGCGGCGCTCGCGCTGGCCTCGGGGCAGGCGGCCGTGACCTACGCGATCCAGACCATCGCGGAGGCCGGCGACAACATCATCAGCAGCACGGCGCTCTACGGCGGCACCTACAACCTCTTTGCGCACACGCTGCCGCAGTTCGGCATCACCACGCGCTTTGCGGACCACCGCGATCCGAGCAGTTTCGAGAAGCTGTTCGACGACAAGACCAAGGCTGTATTCGTCGAGTCGCTGGGCAACCCCGCGGGCAACGTGACCGATATCGCGGCCATTGCCGAGATCGCGCACCGTAACGGCGTGCCGCTGATCGTGGACAACACCGTGCCCTCGCCGTACCTGAGCCGGCCCATCGAGCACGGTGCCGACATCGTGGTGCATTCGCTCACCAAGTACCTGGGCGGCCATGGCACCAGCATCGGCGGCGCGATCGTCGATTCGGGCAAGTTCCCGTGGGCCGAGCACAAGCAGCGCTTCAAGCGCCTGAACGAGCCCGATGTGAGCTACCACGGCGTGGTCTACACCGAGGCGCTGGGCCCGGCCGCCTACATCGGGCGTGCGCGCGTGGTGCCGCTGCGCAACACCGGCGCGGCCATCTCGCCGTTCAACGCCTTCCTGATCCTGCAGGGCATCGAGACGCTGGCGCTGCGCATGGACCGCATCAGCAGCAATGCGCTCAAGGTGGCGCAGCACCTGAAGACGCACAAGGCCGTGAACTGGGTCAACTACGCGGCGCTCGAAGACCACCCCGACCATGCGCTCGCGCAGAAGTACTTCGGCGGCAAGTCCAGCGGCGTGCTGACCTTTGGCATCGGCAGCGGCCGTGAAGGCGGCGCGAAATTCCTCGATGCGCTGAAGCTCTTCACGCGCCTCGTGAACATCGGCGACGTGCGCTCGCTGGCCACGCACCCGGCATCGACCACGCACCGGCAGCTCTCGCCCGAAGAACTGGCCAAGGCCGGCGTGACGGAAGACACCGTGCGCCTGTCGGTAGGCATCGAGCACATCGACGACCTGCTCGCGGATCTCGATGTGGCGCTCGCGGCTGCGTCCTGACCGCTTCGATGAACGGAAAACCATGACAACACTCAACGCCATTCCCGAGGCGGCTCTCGACCAGCTCTTCCGCAAGGCGCGCACCGTGCACGCCTTCAAGCCGGTGTCTGTCACCGACGAACTGATCCACAAGCTCTACGACCTCGTGAAGTGGGGACCGACTGCCTACAACGCGCAGCCCGCGCGCTATGTGTTCGTGCGCAGCGAGGAGGGCAAGGCGAAGCTGAAGCCTGCGGTCTCGTCCGGCAACACGGCGCAGACGCTGGCTGCGGGCGTGACGGTGATCGTGGCGCACGACACGCGCTTCTACGAGCACTTGCCCACGCAGTTCCCGGCTTACGACGCCAAGCCCTTCTTCGAGAAGAGCGCCGAGGCCGCAGCGGCCACGGCGTTTCGCAACAGCAGCCTGCAGGGCGCCTACCTGATCCTGGCGGCGCGCTCGCTCGGCCTGGGCGTGGGGCCGCAGTCGGGCTGCAACGCCGACCTGGTCGACAAGGCGTTCTTTCCCGACGGTCGCTATCGCGCCAACTTTCTCGTGAACCTCGGCGTGGCCGACCACGCCGGCACGTTCGAGCGCGGGCCGCGGCTCGCGTTCGACGAGGTGGCGGAAATCGTCTGATCTCCCCTCCGTCCGATCAATCCCATCCTTTTTTGCTTTATTTCTT
This region includes:
- a CDS encoding malonic semialdehyde reductase, producing MTTLNAIPEAALDQLFRKARTVHAFKPVSVTDELIHKLYDLVKWGPTAYNAQPARYVFVRSEEGKAKLKPAVSSGNTAQTLAAGVTVIVAHDTRFYEHLPTQFPAYDAKPFFEKSAEAAAATAFRNSSLQGAYLILAARSLGLGVGPQSGCNADLVDKAFFPDGRYRANFLVNLGVADHAGTFERGPRLAFDEVAEIV
- a CDS encoding O-acetylhomoserine aminocarboxypropyltransferase/cysteine synthase family protein encodes the protein MSQNWKFETLSVHAGYSPEPTTRAVAPPIYQTVAYAFDSAQHGADLFDLKVPGNIYTRINNPTQDVLEQRVAALEGGIAALALASGQAAVTYAIQTIAEAGDNIISSTALYGGTYNLFAHTLPQFGITTRFADHRDPSSFEKLFDDKTKAVFVESLGNPAGNVTDIAAIAEIAHRNGVPLIVDNTVPSPYLSRPIEHGADIVVHSLTKYLGGHGTSIGGAIVDSGKFPWAEHKQRFKRLNEPDVSYHGVVYTEALGPAAYIGRARVVPLRNTGAAISPFNAFLILQGIETLALRMDRISSNALKVAQHLKTHKAVNWVNYAALEDHPDHALAQKYFGGKSSGVLTFGIGSGREGGAKFLDALKLFTRLVNIGDVRSLATHPASTTHRQLSPEELAKAGVTEDTVRLSVGIEHIDDLLADLDVALAAAS